A region from the Mesorhizobium sp. J8 genome encodes:
- the rseP gene encoding RIP metalloprotease RseP: MNDIFHTVFSTQGFVLGTLVPFLFVLTVVVFVHEMGHYLIGRWCGIGVKAFSIGFGPELFGFYDRRGTRWKLCAIPLGGYVKFVGDMNATSSQPSTEELESLTEAEREVAFHAQPIWKRAATVVAGPLFNFLLTIAVFAVLFSLYGRPVLEPTVAEVTAGSPAQKAGIQPGDRFVKVDGSKVETFADVQRLVSGRAGDAITFTMLRDGKEIDVTATPEPMEQQDALGNKVKLAVIGVVNNAELGQPRLISYTPAGAVVAAVEETGHVIERTGQFLQRFALGREDKCQLGGPIKIAKMSGQAAKLGFEWLVQLVAFLSVGIGFLNLLPIPPLDGGHLLFYGVEAVIRRPVSERMMEMAYRTGLFLVLGFMGFVFWNDLFGC, encoded by the coding sequence TTGAACGACATCTTTCACACGGTGTTCAGCACACAAGGCTTCGTCCTTGGCACGCTCGTGCCGTTTCTGTTCGTGCTGACCGTGGTCGTGTTCGTCCACGAGATGGGCCACTATCTGATCGGCCGCTGGTGCGGGATCGGCGTCAAGGCTTTTTCCATCGGCTTCGGCCCAGAGCTCTTTGGGTTTTACGACCGCCGCGGCACGCGCTGGAAGCTTTGCGCCATTCCGCTTGGCGGCTACGTCAAGTTCGTCGGCGACATGAATGCGACATCGAGCCAGCCGAGCACGGAAGAGCTCGAATCGCTGACGGAAGCCGAGCGCGAGGTCGCCTTTCACGCGCAACCGATCTGGAAGCGCGCTGCCACCGTCGTGGCGGGGCCGTTGTTCAATTTCCTGCTGACGATTGCGGTGTTCGCGGTGCTGTTTTCTCTCTACGGCCGCCCGGTCCTGGAGCCGACGGTGGCCGAAGTCACCGCCGGCAGCCCGGCGCAGAAAGCCGGAATCCAGCCAGGCGACCGATTCGTCAAAGTCGACGGCTCCAAGGTGGAGACCTTCGCCGATGTGCAGCGGCTGGTTTCGGGCAGGGCAGGCGACGCCATCACCTTCACCATGCTGCGCGACGGCAAGGAAATCGACGTTACGGCGACGCCGGAGCCCATGGAGCAGCAGGATGCGCTGGGCAATAAGGTCAAGCTCGCGGTGATCGGTGTGGTCAACAATGCCGAGCTCGGCCAGCCTCGCCTGATCTCCTACACGCCGGCGGGCGCCGTGGTGGCGGCGGTCGAGGAAACCGGGCACGTGATCGAACGCACCGGCCAGTTCCTGCAGCGCTTTGCGCTCGGGCGCGAGGACAAATGCCAGCTGGGCGGTCCGATCAAGATCGCGAAGATGTCGGGCCAGGCAGCCAAGCTCGGCTTCGAATGGCTGGTGCAGCTTGTTGCATTTCTGTCAGTCGGAATAGGATTTCTCAATCTCCTGCCGATTCCCCCTCTCGACGGCGGCCACCTGTTGTTCTACGGCGTGGAGGCCGTCATAAGGCGGCCCGTTTCGGAGCGCATGATGGAGATGGCCTACCGGACCGGGCTGTTCCTGGTGCTTGGATTTATGGGCTTCGTGTTTTGGAACGATCTGTTTGGGTGCTGA
- a CDS encoding phosphatidate cytidylyltransferase codes for MSNLQQRVISAIVMAALTLGLTWLGGLPFRLFCAAIAALIFYEWTRMARTGSGAALGLLPEALILIFVAALIAGLPALWLLLLVAILVAVAAIAARVRGAAPWEPPGVAYAALSGFSLAYLRDDNHSGLIAILFLFAVVWATDIAAYFVGRAVGGPKLAPSISPGKTQSGALGGAVGGVIAGVLLAIVAGAGNLVQLGLVALALSVVSQIGDLFESWVKRRHGAKDSSNLIPGHGGVMDRVDGLVAAALALYVMGWVAAGVEHPALGLFPN; via the coding sequence ATGAGCAACCTTCAACAGCGCGTCATCTCGGCAATCGTTATGGCGGCTCTGACGCTTGGGCTCACCTGGCTCGGCGGATTGCCGTTCCGGCTGTTCTGCGCGGCAATTGCGGCGCTGATCTTCTATGAATGGACGCGCATGGCGCGCACCGGCAGCGGCGCGGCGCTCGGCCTCCTGCCTGAAGCGCTGATTCTGATCTTCGTCGCCGCGCTGATCGCGGGGCTGCCGGCCTTGTGGCTGCTCTTGCTGGTCGCGATCCTTGTGGCGGTCGCGGCCATCGCCGCCCGGGTCAGAGGGGCGGCGCCTTGGGAACCCCCCGGGGTCGCCTATGCGGCACTATCCGGCTTCTCGCTCGCCTATCTCCGTGACGACAATCACTCCGGGCTGATTGCGATCCTCTTCCTGTTCGCCGTGGTCTGGGCGACCGACATAGCGGCCTATTTCGTCGGCCGAGCCGTCGGCGGCCCGAAGCTCGCGCCGTCGATCTCGCCCGGCAAGACGCAGAGCGGCGCGCTGGGCGGCGCGGTCGGCGGCGTTATCGCCGGCGTTTTACTCGCAATCGTCGCCGGCGCCGGCAATCTGGTCCAGCTTGGCCTCGTCGCGCTGGCGCTCTCGGTCGTTTCGCAGATCGGCGACCTGTTCGAATCATGGGTCAAGCGCCGGCACGGCGCCAAGGATTCGAGCAATCTCATTCCCGGCCATGGCGGCGTCATGGACAGGGTGGACGGACTTGTCGCGGCCGCATTGGCGCTGTACGTCATGGGCTGGGTCGCGGCGGGCGTCGAACATCCGGCACTGGGGCTGTTTCCGAACTGA
- a CDS encoding isoprenyl transferase, whose amino-acid sequence MATPAHVAIIMDGNGRWAKARGLPRLAGHRAGVEALRKTVRAAPELGISYLTVYAFSSENWSRPKSEVSDLMGLLKLFIRRDLAELHQNGVRVRVIGDKEGLQPDIRGLLQEAESLTAGNEALTLVIAFNYGGRDEIVRTARKLAEAVARGDMASEAITAESFAASLDTRGIPDPELVIRTSGELRLSNFLLWQAAYSELVFLPCYWPDFSREHLADALRDFAGRERRFGGLAARDVAL is encoded by the coding sequence ATGGCAACGCCCGCGCATGTCGCGATCATCATGGATGGAAACGGACGCTGGGCCAAGGCGCGCGGCCTGCCGCGTCTTGCCGGGCATCGCGCCGGTGTCGAGGCTCTGCGCAAGACCGTTCGCGCGGCGCCTGAACTCGGCATCTCCTATCTGACCGTCTACGCTTTCTCCTCGGAAAACTGGTCGCGGCCGAAATCCGAGGTCAGCGACCTCATGGGTCTCTTGAAGCTGTTCATCCGCCGCGATCTCGCCGAGCTGCACCAGAACGGAGTGCGGGTGAGGGTGATCGGCGACAAGGAGGGGCTGCAACCCGATATCAGGGGCCTGCTGCAGGAGGCCGAATCGCTGACCGCCGGCAACGAGGCGCTGACGCTTGTGATCGCCTTCAACTATGGCGGCCGCGACGAGATCGTGCGCACCGCCCGCAAGCTGGCGGAAGCCGTCGCGCGGGGCGACATGGCGAGCGAGGCGATCACCGCCGAAAGCTTCGCTGCATCGCTCGACACGAGGGGCATCCCCGATCCCGAACTGGTGATCCGGACCAGCGGCGAACTCAGGCTGTCGAACTTCCTTCTCTGGCAGGCCGCCTACAGCGAGCTTGTCTTCCTGCCTTGCTATTGGCCGGACTTCAGCCGCGAGCATCTGGCAGACGCCTTGCGCGACTTTGCCGGCCGTGAACGACGCTTCGGCGGACTCGCCGCCCGCGATGTCGCGCTTTAG
- the frr gene encoding ribosome recycling factor: protein MSGEYEDLKRRMDGAIAAFKHDLASLRTGRASSNLLDAVQVQAYGTAMPINQVANVSVPEPRMISVSVWDKSMVSAVDRAIREANLGFNPIVDGTTLRIPLPELNEQRRKELVKISHGYAENARVAVRHVRRDGMDFLKKAEKDGTISEDDQRKRSDQVQKLTDEMISTIDHLLSDKEAEIMQV from the coding sequence ATGAGTGGCGAGTACGAAGACCTGAAGCGACGCATGGACGGGGCGATCGCCGCATTCAAGCATGACCTGGCTTCGCTGCGCACCGGCCGGGCCTCCAGCAACCTGCTCGACGCTGTCCAGGTGCAGGCCTACGGCACCGCGATGCCGATCAACCAGGTCGCCAACGTTTCGGTGCCGGAGCCGCGCATGATTTCGGTGTCGGTCTGGGACAAGTCGATGGTCAGCGCGGTCGACCGCGCGATCCGGGAAGCCAATCTCGGCTTCAACCCGATCGTCGACGGCACCACGCTGAGGATTCCGCTTCCCGAGCTCAACGAGCAGCGCCGCAAGGAACTGGTCAAGATCTCGCACGGCTATGCCGAGAACGCGCGCGTCGCGGTCCGCCATGTCCGCCGCGACGGCATGGACTTCCTCAAGAAGGCCGAGAAGGATGGCACCATCAGCGAGGACGACCAGCGCAAGCGGTCCGACCAGGTCCAGAAGCTGACCGACGAGATGATCAGCACGATCGATCACCTGCTTTCCGATAAGGAAGCTGAAATCATGCAGGTTTAG
- the pyrH gene encoding UMP kinase, protein MTVKPLYRRVVLKASGEALMGEQHFGIDVSVVDRIAADIAEARALGVEVGVVIGGGNIFRGVAVASKGGDRVTGDHMGMLATVINSLALRTSLNKIGVDAVVLSAIAMPELCESFSQRQATAYMNQGKVVIFAGGTGNPFFTTDSAAALRAAEIGADALFKGTQVDGVYSADPKKDPSAVRFDRISHAEVIKRGLAIMDTAAIALARENNIPIIVYSIHEKGGFGDILRGGGHCTVVTDK, encoded by the coding sequence ATGACGGTGAAGCCCCTCTATCGACGTGTCGTGCTGAAGGCTTCCGGCGAAGCGTTGATGGGCGAGCAGCATTTCGGCATCGACGTCTCGGTCGTCGACCGCATCGCCGCCGATATCGCCGAGGCGCGCGCGCTGGGCGTGGAAGTCGGCGTCGTCATCGGCGGCGGCAATATCTTCCGCGGCGTGGCCGTCGCTTCGAAGGGTGGCGACCGCGTCACCGGCGACCACATGGGCATGCTCGCCACCGTCATCAATTCGCTGGCGCTGCGCACCTCGCTCAACAAGATCGGCGTCGACGCCGTCGTGCTTTCGGCGATCGCCATGCCGGAGCTCTGCGAGAGTTTTTCGCAGCGCCAGGCGACGGCCTATATGAACCAGGGCAAGGTGGTCATCTTTGCCGGCGGCACCGGCAATCCGTTCTTCACCACCGATTCGGCCGCGGCCCTTCGCGCCGCCGAGATCGGCGCCGATGCGCTGTTCAAGGGGACGCAGGTCGACGGGGTCTATTCGGCCGATCCCAAGAAAGACCCGAGCGCTGTCCGTTTCGACCGCATCAGCCACGCCGAAGTCATCAAACGCGGGCTTGCCATCATGGATACGGCAGCGATTGCACTTGCGCGCGAAAACAACATTCCGATAATCGTCTACTCGATCCACGAAAAAGGTGGTTTCGGCGATATTCTGAGGGGCGGCGGCCATTGCACGGTCGTCACGGACAAGTAA
- a CDS encoding aldo/keto reductase, translated as MTMTYYTLGNSGLRVSRLALGTMTFGTEWGWGADRETARAMFDAYVEAGGNFFDTADLYTGGTAETWLGEFVTERGLRDKAVIATKFTMNTEAGNPNAGGNGRKNIMRAVEASLKRLGTDYIDLYLLHVWDRITPAEEVLRTLDDLVRAGKVRHIGLSDVPAWYAGRAQAVAELRGYEPVSALQLEYSLAERAIEHEYVPFATRHGAGIMVWSPLASGLLSGKYRPAQAGNAGRLDGFRNTTHPGFQKFSDRNWVIVAELEKVAVELGRSMAQVALNWVATQPGIATVILGATKLNQLEDNLGALDFSIPAELRARLEKVSATPAPFPHPYFGSEIQVRVTGGAVTGDKPAGYSPPVVIEGEAVSISSN; from the coding sequence ATGACCATGACCTATTACACGCTCGGCAACAGCGGGTTGCGCGTCAGCCGGCTGGCGCTCGGCACCATGACCTTCGGCACGGAATGGGGCTGGGGCGCGGACCGTGAGACCGCGCGCGCTATGTTCGATGCCTATGTGGAAGCCGGCGGAAACTTCTTCGACACCGCCGACCTCTATACCGGCGGCACAGCCGAGACCTGGCTCGGCGAGTTCGTCACCGAGCGCGGCCTGCGCGACAAGGCGGTGATCGCCACCAAATTCACCATGAATACCGAAGCCGGCAATCCGAATGCCGGCGGCAACGGCCGCAAGAACATCATGCGGGCCGTGGAGGCCTCACTGAAACGGCTCGGCACCGACTATATCGACCTTTACCTTCTGCATGTCTGGGACAGGATCACCCCGGCAGAGGAGGTGCTGCGCACGCTGGACGACCTCGTCCGTGCGGGCAAGGTGCGCCATATCGGCCTTTCCGACGTGCCTGCCTGGTATGCCGGCCGCGCCCAGGCGGTCGCCGAGCTGCGCGGCTATGAGCCGGTCTCGGCGCTGCAGCTCGAATATTCGCTCGCCGAGCGCGCCATCGAACATGAATATGTGCCTTTCGCCACCCGCCATGGCGCGGGCATCATGGTGTGGAGCCCTTTGGCCAGCGGCCTGCTCAGCGGCAAATACAGGCCGGCGCAAGCCGGAAATGCCGGGCGGCTCGACGGCTTCCGCAACACCACACATCCCGGTTTCCAGAAGTTCAGCGACCGCAACTGGGTGATCGTGGCGGAGCTCGAGAAGGTGGCGGTCGAGCTTGGCCGCAGCATGGCGCAGGTCGCGCTCAACTGGGTGGCGACGCAGCCCGGCATCGCCACCGTCATCCTCGGAGCGACGAAGCTCAACCAGCTCGAGGATAATCTTGGCGCGCTCGATTTTTCGATTCCCGCCGAGCTTCGTGCGCGGCTAGAGAAGGTCAGCGCCACGCCGGCGCCGTTCCCGCATCCCTATTTCGGCTCCGAGATCCAGGTCCGGGTGACGGGTGGCGCGGTCACCGGCGACAAGCCGGCCGGCTATTCGCCTCCCGTCGTGATCGAGGGCGAGGCGGTCAGCATCTCAAGCAACTGA
- a CDS encoding nuclear transport factor 2 family protein — protein sequence MNALRHVTFAAGMALAPVDAGAEATGWQALADERAVIRIVDAIDRAVDAQDWTLARSYFADRVTADFSSLSGQPAANIASDELIGAWAGNLKGSKTSLHLRTNHQVVLEADAATVRSNGYAWNRMEGNGDPLWEVWGTYEHHLTRSAAGWKVDGFTFRMTHERGNPWVKATPGQ from the coding sequence ATGAACGCGTTGAGACATGTAACTTTTGCCGCAGGCATGGCGCTGGCGCCGGTCGACGCGGGCGCAGAAGCAACCGGCTGGCAGGCGCTTGCCGACGAGCGCGCGGTGATCCGCATCGTCGACGCCATCGACCGGGCGGTGGATGCGCAGGATTGGACGCTTGCGCGCAGCTATTTCGCCGATCGCGTCACCGCCGATTTCAGCAGCCTGTCGGGGCAACCCGCGGCCAACATCGCCTCCGACGAGCTGATCGGCGCCTGGGCGGGCAATCTCAAGGGCAGCAAGACCAGCCTGCATCTGCGCACCAACCATCAGGTCGTGCTCGAGGCTGATGCCGCGACCGTCCGTTCCAACGGCTATGCGTGGAACCGGATGGAAGGCAATGGCGACCCGCTTTGGGAAGTCTGGGGCACCTACGAGCATCATCTGACGCGCTCGGCTGCCGGCTGGAAGGTCGACGGCTTCACCTTCCGCATGACGCATGAGCGCGGCAATCCCTGGGTCAAGGCGACCCCCGGCCAGTGA
- a CDS encoding LysR family transcriptional regulator — protein sequence MDRDLLTHLPVIVAVARRGGFALAAAELGMSPSAVSHAVRLVEERIGQPLFARTTRSVSLTEAGKALVETAAPALQDIAERMDRIRGVKGRPAGLLRINASNIAIPLAVTPVVAAMAERYPDVTVEIVADQGLIDIVGEGFDAGIRLGEMIAQDMVTVRMTPPFKAVIVASPAYVGKHGRPRDVADLANHNCIGYRLVRSGALYRWDLNDNGKDVVVETRGTAIVTDSLGAIDLALAGVGLAYVFEPLVRADLAAGRLVQILPQTAIGEPGLFLYFPRRASMAPKLRAFIDTAQEIGRASMRTPGRVA from the coding sequence ATGGATCGCGATCTGCTTACACATTTGCCGGTCATTGTCGCCGTCGCGCGGCGCGGCGGCTTCGCGCTTGCCGCGGCAGAGCTCGGCATGAGCCCGTCCGCCGTCAGCCATGCTGTACGGCTGGTGGAAGAGCGCATCGGCCAGCCGCTCTTTGCCCGCACGACGCGCAGCGTCTCGCTGACCGAAGCCGGCAAGGCCCTGGTGGAAACGGCGGCCCCAGCCCTCCAGGACATCGCCGAGCGGATGGATCGAATCCGTGGCGTGAAGGGAAGGCCGGCCGGCCTGCTCAGGATCAACGCCTCCAACATAGCGATCCCCCTGGCGGTGACGCCGGTGGTCGCGGCGATGGCCGAACGCTATCCCGATGTGACGGTCGAGATCGTTGCCGACCAGGGACTTATCGATATCGTCGGCGAAGGTTTTGACGCCGGCATCCGGCTCGGTGAAATGATCGCGCAGGACATGGTCACCGTCAGGATGACGCCGCCGTTCAAAGCCGTGATCGTCGCCTCTCCCGCCTATGTCGGCAAGCACGGCCGTCCGCGCGACGTGGCCGATCTCGCCAATCACAACTGCATCGGCTACCGGCTGGTTCGGTCCGGCGCGCTCTACCGCTGGGACCTGAACGACAACGGCAAGGATGTCGTCGTCGAAACGCGCGGAACGGCCATCGTCACGGATTCGCTTGGCGCCATCGACCTGGCGCTGGCCGGCGTCGGGCTCGCCTACGTCTTCGAGCCGCTGGTCCGCGCCGACCTTGCCGCCGGCCGCCTCGTCCAGATCCTGCCGCAGACGGCGATCGGGGAACCCGGCCTCTTCCTCTATTTCCCGCGCCGCGCGTCGATGGCGCCGAAGCTCAGGGCCTTTATCGACACCGCACAAGAAATCGGCCGGGCATCCATGCGGACACCCGGCCGAGTTGCCTGA
- the tsf gene encoding translation elongation factor Ts — protein sequence MTISAAQVKELRDLTGAGMMDCKAALNETNGDMEAAVDWLRKKGISKADKKAGRTAAEGLIGVDAGLREAAIVEVNSETDFVARNEQFQELVRNIAKVALAYGTTEAVATAKYPGSDKTVTETIKDAVGTIGENINFRRSAKLTVPHGVVATYVHNAVADGLGKLGVLVAIETTGNEHAANAFARQVAMHVAASNPVALTAEEVDPALVEREKAIFSDQARQSGKPEAIIEKMVEGRLRKFYEEVVLLKQAFVLNPDITVEKALKDAEKEIGAPAKIVAYLRYALGEGIEKETTDFAAEVAAAVKK from the coding sequence ATGACGATTTCGGCTGCACAGGTCAAAGAACTCCGCGACTTGACCGGCGCGGGCATGATGGACTGCAAGGCGGCGTTGAACGAGACCAACGGCGACATGGAAGCGGCCGTCGACTGGCTGCGCAAGAAGGGTATCTCCAAGGCCGACAAGAAGGCCGGGCGCACCGCCGCCGAGGGCCTGATCGGCGTCGATGCCGGCCTGCGTGAAGCCGCCATTGTCGAGGTCAACTCCGAGACCGACTTCGTCGCCCGCAACGAGCAGTTCCAGGAACTGGTGCGCAACATCGCGAAGGTCGCGCTCGCCTACGGCACGACCGAGGCGGTTGCCACAGCCAAGTATCCGGGCTCCGACAAGACGGTCACCGAGACCATCAAGGACGCCGTCGGCACCATCGGCGAGAACATCAATTTCCGCCGTTCGGCCAAGCTCACCGTCCCGCATGGCGTGGTGGCGACCTATGTGCACAACGCGGTTGCCGACGGCCTCGGCAAGCTTGGCGTGCTGGTGGCGATCGAGACCACCGGCAACGAGCATGCGGCCAACGCCTTTGCCCGCCAGGTGGCGATGCATGTCGCCGCCAGCAACCCAGTCGCGCTGACCGCCGAGGAAGTCGACCCGGCGCTGGTCGAGCGCGAGAAGGCGATCTTCTCCGATCAGGCGCGCCAGTCGGGCAAGCCGGAAGCGATCATCGAGAAGATGGTCGAGGGCCGGTTGCGCAAGTTCTATGAAGAGGTGGTGCTTTTGAAGCAGGCCTTCGTGCTCAATCCCGACATCACCGTCGAGAAGGCGCTGAAGGATGCCGAGAAGGAAATCGGCGCTCCGGCGAAGATCGTCGCCTATCTGCGTTACGCGCTGGGCGAGGGCATCGAGAAGGAAACGACCGATTTCGCCGCGGAAGTTGCGGCTGCTGTCAAGAAATAG
- the rpsB gene encoding 30S ribosomal protein S2, producing MALPDFSMRQLLEAGVHFGHQTHRWNPKMAPYIYGARNNIHIIDLSQTVPLLHQALKQVSDTVAKGGRVLFVGTKRQASDIVADAAQRSAQYYVNSRWLGGMLTNWKTISNSIQRLRKLDETLAGEAQGLTKKERLNLDREREKLNKALGGIKDMGSTPDLMFVIDTNKEAIAILEAKRLGIPVVAIIDSNCDPDKIDFPIPGNDDAARAIQLYCDLIAKAAIDGIARQQGALGVDIGASAEAPVEPALDTPAAEAPEA from the coding sequence ATGGCTCTGCCAGATTTCAGCATGCGCCAGCTTTTGGAAGCTGGTGTTCACTTCGGCCACCAGACCCACCGCTGGAACCCGAAGATGGCGCCCTACATCTATGGCGCCCGCAACAACATCCACATCATCGACCTGTCGCAGACTGTGCCGCTGCTGCACCAGGCGCTGAAGCAGGTGTCCGACACCGTCGCCAAGGGCGGCCGCGTGCTGTTCGTCGGCACCAAGCGCCAGGCCTCCGACATCGTCGCGGACGCCGCGCAGCGTTCGGCCCAGTATTATGTCAACTCGCGCTGGCTGGGCGGCATGCTCACCAACTGGAAGACGATCTCGAACTCGATCCAGCGCCTGCGCAAGCTCGACGAGACGCTGGCCGGCGAGGCCCAGGGCCTCACCAAGAAGGAGCGCCTGAACCTCGACCGCGAGCGCGAGAAGCTCAACAAGGCTCTCGGCGGCATCAAGGACATGGGCTCGACGCCGGACCTGATGTTCGTCATCGACACCAACAAGGAAGCGATCGCCATCCTCGAGGCCAAGCGCCTCGGCATTCCGGTCGTGGCCATCATCGATTCGAACTGCGACCCGGACAAGATCGACTTCCCGATCCCCGGCAATGACGACGCGGCCCGCGCCATCCAGCTCTATTGCGACCTGATCGCCAAGGCGGCCATTGACGGCATCGCCCGCCAGCAGGGCGCGCTCGGCGTCGACATCGGCGCTTCAGCCGAGGCTCCGGTCGAGCCGGCGCTCGACACCCCGGCCGCCGAAGCTCCGGAAGCTTGA
- a CDS encoding DUF4031 domain-containing protein, translating into MAVYVDAAIWKWAGHRWCHLLADDTDELHRFAAELGLKLSSYQGPPKTSAPHYDITGFERDRAVRLGAIECSREEIVAIFRRVRVPNGKVKR; encoded by the coding sequence ATGGCGGTCTATGTCGATGCGGCGATCTGGAAATGGGCCGGCCACCGCTGGTGCCACCTCCTTGCCGACGACACGGACGAGCTGCATCGTTTCGCCGCCGAGCTCGGCCTCAAGCTTTCCTCCTATCAGGGACCGCCCAAGACCTCGGCGCCGCATTACGACATCACCGGCTTCGAGCGCGACCGCGCGGTCCGGCTCGGCGCGATCGAATGCAGCCGCGAGGAGATCGTCGCGATCTTTCGCCGCGTCAGGGTGCCGAACGGCAAGGTGAAACGCTGA
- a CDS encoding cell envelope integrity EipB family protein has translation MRATRLFLAAACLSAAFPMAPAFAVPALQAHRAVYDLTLNKASDRSGITGITGRMVYEFNGSACEGYTVKFRFVTQIVTNDNTRLTDQQTTTFEDAEGKTFSFVTKSFVDQNLDKEVRGTATREAKGLKVDIDKPEKSSLELAATQFPTQHLVELIGKAEKGENFYQTNLFDGSEDANKVMTTTVIVGKKTESDKTDPEAPALAKLASDKYWPVDIAYFDDTDKGGEEVPEYRISFKLHENGITRDLVMDYGDFSMTGKLVNLSLFDQTKPCPASK, from the coding sequence ATGCGCGCAACGCGCCTTTTTCTTGCCGCCGCCTGTCTTTCGGCCGCGTTCCCAATGGCGCCGGCCTTTGCGGTTCCCGCGCTGCAGGCGCATCGCGCCGTCTACGATCTGACGCTCAACAAGGCCTCCGACCGTTCGGGGATAACCGGCATCACCGGCCGCATGGTCTACGAGTTCAACGGCTCCGCCTGTGAGGGCTACACGGTCAAGTTCCGCTTCGTCACCCAGATCGTCACGAACGACAACACCAGGCTGACCGACCAGCAGACCACGACTTTCGAGGATGCCGAGGGCAAGACCTTTTCCTTCGTGACGAAATCCTTTGTCGACCAGAACCTCGACAAGGAGGTCAGAGGCACGGCCACCAGGGAGGCGAAGGGCCTCAAGGTCGATATCGACAAGCCGGAGAAGAGCAGCCTCGAGCTCGCGGCCACGCAGTTTCCGACCCAGCATCTGGTCGAGCTGATCGGCAAGGCAGAGAAGGGCGAGAATTTCTACCAGACCAACCTGTTCGACGGCTCCGAAGACGCCAACAAGGTGATGACCACCACCGTCATCGTCGGCAAGAAGACCGAATCCGACAAGACGGATCCGGAAGCGCCGGCGCTGGCCAAGCTCGCCTCCGACAAATACTGGCCCGTCGACATCGCCTATTTCGACGACACCGACAAAGGCGGCGAGGAGGTGCCGGAATACCGGATCAGCTTCAAGCTGCACGAGAACGGCATCACCCGAGACCTCGTCATGGACTATGGCGACTTCTCGATGACCGGCAAGCTGGTGAACCTGTCGCTGTTCGACCAGACCAAGCCTTGTCCGGCTTCCAAATAG
- a CDS encoding RidA family protein, producing MSETIEKRLSDLGVTIPAAAAPAANYVPYCRTGNTLFTAGQLPLKDGKLQASGLLGRDIDTAAGKEGAKFCAINILAQAKAALGDLEKIRRLVKITVFVASAPDFVEQHLVANGASDFLVAALGERGKHARSAVGTASLPLNAAVEIEAIFEVE from the coding sequence ATGAGCGAAACAATCGAAAAGCGGCTAAGCGATCTTGGCGTCACCATCCCGGCCGCCGCCGCGCCCGCCGCGAATTACGTGCCCTATTGCCGCACCGGCAACACGCTGTTCACCGCCGGCCAGCTGCCGCTGAAGGACGGCAAGCTGCAGGCAAGCGGTCTGCTCGGCCGCGACATCGACACCGCCGCCGGCAAGGAAGGGGCGAAATTCTGCGCCATCAACATCCTGGCCCAGGCCAAGGCGGCGCTCGGCGATCTCGAAAAGATCCGCCGCCTGGTCAAGATCACGGTCTTCGTGGCTTCGGCGCCTGATTTCGTCGAGCAGCATCTGGTTGCAAACGGCGCCTCCGACTTCCTGGTCGCGGCACTCGGCGAGCGCGGCAAGCACGCCCGCTCCGCCGTCGGCACCGCCTCGCTGCCGCTCAACGCCGCGGTCGAGATCGAAGCGATCTTCGAAGTCGAGTGA
- a CDS encoding glycerophosphodiester phosphodiesterase — protein sequence MTDLSWLIARPVAHRGFHDMNKTRWENTLSAFAAAAERGYAIECDVHISSDGVPVIIHDGDLKRLTGEDGFVWQRTAAELATLRIGGTMDHVPTLEEALELIDGRVPLVVELKGVPGHDAGLVASVGRLLKRYKGKVAIMSFDHWLIRDFAKDAPGIPGGLTAYGRDNQLIEAHFAMLAHDLAFTSYAAGDLPNPFVSFVREKLKMPVITWTVHDQPAVDLTFKYADQMTFEGFEPDLVNVA from the coding sequence ATGACCGATCTCTCCTGGCTGATTGCCCGCCCTGTCGCGCATCGCGGCTTCCACGACATGAACAAAACCCGCTGGGAGAACACGCTGTCGGCCTTCGCCGCGGCGGCCGAGCGAGGCTACGCCATCGAATGCGACGTGCATATCTCATCCGATGGCGTCCCGGTCATCATCCATGACGGCGACCTGAAACGCCTTACCGGCGAGGACGGGTTCGTCTGGCAGCGCACCGCGGCCGAACTGGCGACGCTCAGGATCGGCGGCACCATGGACCACGTGCCGACGCTCGAGGAAGCGCTCGAGCTGATCGACGGCCGCGTGCCGCTGGTGGTCGAGTTGAAGGGCGTTCCCGGCCACGACGCCGGGCTGGTGGCAAGCGTCGGCCGGCTGCTCAAGCGCTACAAGGGCAAGGTGGCGATCATGTCGTTCGACCACTGGCTGATCCGCGACTTCGCCAAGGACGCGCCGGGCATTCCCGGCGGGTTGACAGCCTATGGCAGGGACAACCAGCTGATCGAGGCGCATTTCGCCATGCTCGCGCACGACCTCGCCTTCACCTCCTACGCCGCAGGCGACCTGCCGAACCCCTTCGTCAGCTTCGTGCGCGAAAAGCTGAAAATGCCCGTCATAACCTGGACCGTGCATGACCAGCCGGCGGTCGACCTCACCTTCAAATATGCCGACCAGATGACCTTCGAGGGCTTCGAACCCGATCTGGTCAACGTTGCCTAG